From Oryctolagus cuniculus chromosome 17, mOryCun1.1, whole genome shotgun sequence, a single genomic window includes:
- the CCL5 gene encoding C-C motif chemokine 5: MEVSAAALAVLLTAAALCAPASASPYASDTTPCCFAYISRLLPRAHVTEYFYTSGKCSFPAVVFVTRKNRQVCANPEKKWVREYINSLEMS; the protein is encoded by the exons ATGGAGGTCTCCGCCGCCGCCCTCGCCGTCCTCCTCACCGCTGCTGCCCTCTGCGCACCTGCATCTGCCTCCCCAT ATGCCTCGGACACCACGCCCTGCTGCTTTGCCTACATCTCCCGCCTGCTGCCCCGGGCCCACGTCACGGAGTATTTCTATACCAGCGGCAAGTGCTCCTTCCCGGCAGTTGT CTTTGTCACCAGGAAGAACCGCCAGGTGTGTGCCAACCCAGAGAAGAAATGGGTTCGGGAGTACATCAACTCTTTGGAGATGAGCTAA